The DNA window GCATAATAATTATAATCTACATAGATCCCACTTCCCAATGAAGCAGAATTATTAACAAAGGTGCAATTGATGCAGGAAAACCTATTCCAGTCACCTTGCCACCTAAGTCCACCACCGTAAGTCGCCGTATTTCTATCAAATAAGGAATTGCTAATAACAGCCCGGACTCTGCAATCTTCACATTCCTCTAAGAGACCTCCAGCCTCATTTGCATAGAATAAACAACTGTCAATTATTAGCGACCCATAGGTATCAAAACATCTAATTCCACTCTTGTTATTGCCGCGAAATGAGCATTTATTAAACGAAATATTATCACCGTTATTGATAAATACTCCCTCCGCCAAATTACTATCCATCATACAGTCGACAAAATTCACACTTGAATGACTAGTGGATATTCCGGGTCCTAGATTATTCGATATAGAAGTGGCTATTAACTGTGCTGTATCACTTTCTGCACCCTCAATATATATGCCATCTCCTGAATTGTTCCTAAAGATGCAATTGCTCAATATTGGTGCTGATTCCATTGCGTAAAGGCCGCCGCCGTTTATGCCTTGATTCACATTAACAATGCAATTGGCAATTGTCGGCGATGCTTGCCCGCAAGCAATTCCCCCCCCCACCTTACCATAATTATAGCCATAGAAATCGACAAAATCGGGGGCATACCCGTTTGTGATTGTAAAACCATTAAGAATAGATTCATTACTTTCGCTTTTATTAAAGAGGAAGGCTCTATGTCTATTTGTATTATCAGCCTGACAATCAATTATAGTAGTCTCTGGACCAGCTTCCGATTGAACTACTATACTTTTGCCATTGAAGGATATGTCTCTATTGCCATCGCCGGTATAAGTGCCGTCCGCAACCAAAACGGTATCCCCATTCACCGCCGCATCTATCCCGGCCTGAATCGTCGGCTGGTCGGCGGGAACATGAATGGTCGCCGCAAAAACATTACTCAGGTTCAAAAAGAAAAGCCCGAGCATAATCCCAATAAATGATATCTTGCCCATATTAATCCCTCGTACGAGAAATTGCAGGTAAATATTAAACCTGTATTCAATATAAGCCCAAACGGGGACAACGCAAGCCATTTCTGTCGGATAGATGAGTCAATTGGTCGGGTTTGAGATTCCCCGTCCGGTGTTCCAGCGTTTTATTAGGTATGTCAGGAGCTTTACGCTCATGACAATACTGTGTCAGTGAGAATTGTCAAAACCCCCGCTCATTCCACCGTGGGTGGAATTCGGGGGGAATTTTGACCTACCGCTATACTGTGGCAAGTCCGCGAGAGACCTGACCTACAAAACTTTACATGCACCCGATCTTCGGCGCCGGGCCGCTTTTATACAGGAAATTAATCAAGTAGGTTATATCACGCAGGTTGATTCGGCAGTCAGCATTGGGGTCGGCATTGTTCAGGATAAAGGGCGCGGAGCCGCCTTTATAGAGGTAATTGATTAAAAAGGTTATGTCTAAAACGTTAATGATGTCATCATGGTTGGCATCACCGTAAATTGGCGGCTGTGAAAAATATTCCTGTACCTTGGCGAGCAAAGCCTGGGCGCTGGGGACAGTCAAATAATAAATCGGGAATCCCAGAACCACCCTCTTACCGTGACCGGAATCATAAACAATTCCAACCGGCTTACCATCGAAGTATATTCCCGGAGGGTTGGATTTGAATCGATAGATTACTTTCGCATAGGGCGAACCCTCAAAAATAGAAATACCCGGGAGATTCCCATAGTATGCTGCATCGTCTTTCAATTCCAGTTCCGGCCAATCACCCTGGGTCACCGGTTGAATAAACCGTGCGGTGGGGCAATTTTCTACACGTGATAACCCAAATTCATCATAGAAAGAATTCCCCGGGTAGAAGAAGCTGTTTCCTGTAACTGAAAACACCGATTGGAATCCGGCCAGAAGCATGTTGTTCGGATACGTCAGAAACCAATTGATCGAATTTAATGAGTAGTTCAGTAAATGCTCTATGTTGTCGTCATCAAAATAATATAGGGTTTTATATTGAGATAATTGATTGTATGCCAAAGGAGGTAGGGTGGAGTCGATTATATATGTATTATGAGCATATCCTGTAAAGATACTATCATAAAATATTTGCTGAGTATAATTGGAAGGATTTATCCCGCTGGAATCGGTTTCCTCAGCAAATAATAACGGCCAGTCGAATGTGGCCATGACAGCGCTGCCCTCAATAGAGGCATATGAAGCATAACTATCATTATCAACTGCCTTTACCACATAGGTGTAGACCATATGTGAATCAAGATCGGAATCTCTATAGCTGGTATCGGTAATATTGTTGCCGATTATTGTCCAATCATTCAGCGAATCTTTTCTGAGCACCTGATAGTGATTCATATCCAGTTCCAAATTCTGTCGCCAATTAATGACTATGCTCTGCCCTTCAGGATAGACTGATAGCAATTGAGGTTGCCGAGGGTAATGGAGAGGGTAAAGGGAATCCACAATAAATTCAATGCTGTGATAACCCATGGCATCAATGGACTTTACGGACATATAATAAGTCGTGTATTCCCCGAGGCCGGGAATATCACAGTAATATGCCCCCGGTGGGAAATCGATACTATAATCAAAGGGAAGGCCGAAAACGACTGACCTCGAAGTGGAGTAGAGGATTTGATAGGATAATGATGCATCACAACTGTCCAGTATGACACGGATTGTGTGGCCATCACCGACATCATATGGACGAAAATGAACAGGTGGAGATGCGTTATCAATGACGCCCAAAGCGGCGCTTGAAGCTTTCAAAATCTTCTCCATGTAGGGAAAATTGAGGCTGTCGGATATATCGGTGCTACTATGGTAATTATTGCTATTAAAATCAAATTCCATCGCACCGACAATTGGATATCCCATTTCGGCGAATGGACGCTCATCAGTGCTCATAACACCAGTAATCCAAGTATAGGGTGTCAATCCTTCAACGAGGCGCAGGCAGGCATCGGCAAAAATATATCGTCTGGTAGAACCGCGGAATATTACAGAGTCAGCATCACGTTTGGTATATCCTATCATATCAAAGTTCAGCATGAAATTTATGTCTGAACCGGCGGTATACATTTCCATGGCCATGTGAGTGGAGCCTACCAGGTTTACTTCCTCAGCAGAAAAAGCGGTGAAAAGTATTGAATTATTGAAAGCGGCGTCTTTCAGAATTCGAGCCAATTCAAGAACAGCGGCGGTGCCGCTCGCGTTATCGTCAGCGCCGGGAGCCCAAATGGCTGGGTCCGAATCGCTACTGCGGGAATCATAATGCCCACCAATGACAATATATCGCGATGGATTGGCAATTCCGGTTTTGACGCAAATCACATTATGATATGGCTTTCCATCATAAGTAAATTCATCGAGGACAACCGAGTCGTATCCGAATTCATGAAATTTGCTTACAATCCAATCTCTTGCCGATGCCAGAGAATCCGAGGCTACATAACGAGATTGGAATAACTCGAGCCGATGCACATAGCTATATAGGGAATCCATGCTTATCAGGTTGGCAAGGGTGTCGCACGGGTAGCTATCAAATGAGGGGACGGATACGTCAGGCGGGTGGCAGAAGAAAGGGGTTTCCTTTTCCCCAATTGGTTGAGCTTCGAAACCATTCTGTTGAAGCCATTCCACTTTATCTTCTTTGAGTTCCGCAAGATAATTGCCTCCATGAGAGTATATCACCTTGATATTTGAGGGAGGTGAAACGATTTTTGAAGAAACAGGTGTTATGAGAAAAAGGCCTCTGCCAGAATAGTCTCTCATCACCATCTCAATAGACACTCCAGCACGGTTGAGCTGGTCTGCCTGTAAGGCGGTAAGGTCGGCCAAAAATGATTCTCCTACCATACCTCGCGCAGTTCCTGCGATTTCTTTGGCGGCGTTGAGTCTTTCCTGATTGTCAATTTTCACCAAATACAGGTCAGCCCCTTTTCCTGGGTGGATAATCGATAAAATGAAGACAATCACAAAGAACAAATTCTTAATCATGACTTCCTCCTTCTATGAAGAAAATAGCATCTTTGACACAGTATTACCTTAACCCACACACATCACCCTCGGCGAATTCCGGCCCTTGTATAGGAAATTTATCAAATAGGTAATATCCTGAACGTTAAGGCAACTGCCAGCAGCGGCATTCTCTTTTCATATGATGTTTCTTTCAATAGATGACAATTAGTTGACCTGTATTCAATATAAGCCCAACCCCGCACAACGCAAGCCATTTCTGCCGGATAGATGAGTCAATTGGTCGGGTTTGAGATCACCCGGCCAGTGTTCCAGCGTTTTATTAGGTATGTCAGGAGCTTTACGCGCCTGACAATACCATGTCAGGTCTGCAAGAGACCTGACCTACGGAACTACAAAACTGTGGCAAGTCCGCGAGAGACCTAATCTACAAATCTTCAGAAAGCCGT is part of the Candidatus Zixiibacteriota bacterium genome and encodes:
- a CDS encoding M20/M25/M40 family metallo-hydrolase → MIKNLFFVIVFILSIIHPGKGADLYLVKIDNQERLNAAKEIAGTARGMVGESFLADLTALQADQLNRAGVSIEMVMRDYSGRGLFLITPVSSKIVSPPSNIKVIYSHGGNYLAELKEDKVEWLQQNGFEAQPIGEKETPFFCHPPDVSVPSFDSYPCDTLANLISMDSLYSYVHRLELFQSRYVASDSLASARDWIVSKFHEFGYDSVVLDEFTYDGKPYHNVICVKTGIANPSRYIVIGGHYDSRSSDSDPAIWAPGADDNASGTAAVLELARILKDAAFNNSILFTAFSAEEVNLVGSTHMAMEMYTAGSDINFMLNFDMIGYTKRDADSVIFRGSTRRYIFADACLRLVEGLTPYTWITGVMSTDERPFAEMGYPIVGAMEFDFNSNNYHSSTDISDSLNFPYMEKILKASSAALGVIDNASPPVHFRPYDVGDGHTIRVILDSCDASLSYQILYSTSRSVVFGLPFDYSIDFPPGAYYCDIPGLGEYTTYYMSVKSIDAMGYHSIEFIVDSLYPLHYPRQPQLLSVYPEGQSIVINWRQNLELDMNHYQVLRKDSLNDWTIIGNNITDTSYRDSDLDSHMVYTYVVKAVDNDSYASYASIEGSAVMATFDWPLLFAEETDSSGINPSNYTQQIFYDSIFTGYAHNTYIIDSTLPPLAYNQLSQYKTLYYFDDDNIEHLLNYSLNSINWFLTYPNNMLLAGFQSVFSVTGNSFFYPGNSFYDEFGLSRVENCPTARFIQPVTQGDWPELELKDDAAYYGNLPGISIFEGSPYAKVIYRFKSNPPGIYFDGKPVGIVYDSGHGKRVVLGFPIYYLTVPSAQALLAKVQEYFSQPPIYGDANHDDIINVLDITFLINYLYKGGSAPFILNNADPNADCRINLRDITYLINFLYKSGPAPKIGCM
- a CDS encoding right-handed parallel beta-helix repeat-containing protein — protein: MGKISFIGIMLGLFFLNLSNVFAATIHVPADQPTIQAGIDAAVNGDTVLVADGTYTGDGNRDISFNGKSIVVQSEAGPETTIIDCQADNTNRHRAFLFNKSESNESILNGFTITNGYAPDFVDFYGYNYGKVGGGIACGQASPTIANCIVNVNQGINGGGLYAMESAPILSNCIFRNNSGDGIYIEGAESDTAQLIATSISNNLGPGISTSHSSVNFVDCMMDSNLAEGVFINNGDNISFNKCSFRGNNKSGIRCFDTYGSLIIDSCLFYANEAGGLLEECEDCRVRAVISNSLFDRNTATYGGGLRWQGDWNRFSCINCTFVNNSASLGSGIYVDYNYYASVKNCLFAFNDGSAPLFFGNEDYSFDTLQCTDIYGNSAGDWIGPLAPYLGINDNMSLDPRFCDTANNNFYLASNSPCAPANNGCGAQIGAYGVGCESIIRTLYVATDGNDSTGDGSAVNPFATIQHAINIAADGDLDCTPETGHKRLGGFGTDWYFDTRKGWCHESETEVQCGAETAGGRA